A window of Clostridium taeniosporum genomic DNA:
TTCATAGAAGATACAGATCCATCTAAATAAGAAAATAGAATATTGTTTTCTTTAAGTAAATTACTTATATTTTTAAGTATAGATGTAAATTGAGAAAATACTAAAATTTTATGTCCTGCACTTATACTATGATCTAATATCTCTAAAAGTGCATCTATTTTGCCACTTGTTCCTAAATAATTTTCCATAATTACAGACGGGTCTAAACAAATCTGTCTTAATTTAGTTATATAAGATAATATCTCTATTTTACTATTTTTGAATTCATCATCTTCAACTTTCTTTTTTATTAAATCTTTTGCATATTCAGAATATGTTTTATATACTGTCTTTTGTTCATCACTTAAAGGTATAATCAATCTTTTTTCTATTTTATCAGGTAATTCTTTAATAACATTCTTTTTGTATCTTCTTAATATAAATGGTTTAACAAGTCTATTTAATTCCACAAGAATTTCCTTTTCTTCTTCTAATCTTCTATAGTATCTACTCATAAATCTTTTTTCATCAAAAAGATAACCAGGCATTATAAAATCAAAAATTGACCAAAGTTCCATTAAAGAATTTTCTATAGGTGTACCTGTAAGAGCAAAGTTAGAATTTGATTTTATATTTTTAACAGCTTTTGCATTTTGCGATGAAGGATTCTTGATATTTTGAGCTTCATCTAAAATACAATAGTCAAATACCATAGTATATAATTCTAAATCTCTTCTTAAAAGATTATATGTTGTTATAATAACATCATAGTTATTATATGTTTCAATTTGATCTTTACGTGTCTCTTTATTTCCATTTACAATACATACACTTATATGTGGAGCAAATTTTTTAAATTCATTAAACCAATTATATATAAGAGATGTTGGTGCAACTATAAGTGTATGTGAATTTTTTCTTGATGATAAGAAAACTATTGTTTGAAGTGTTTTACCAAGTCCCATCTCATCTGCTAAAACTCCACCAAAACCTAAATATTCTAAAGACCTAAACCAATTATAACCATCTCTTTGATATTCTCTTAATGTTGCTTGAATTCCATATGGAGGTTGAAAAGATTTATCTTTTATATTATGGACTTTATTTCTTATTTCACTAATTGTATCTCTGCCATCTATAAATCTGAAATCTTTATCTTCTAAATATTCATCTAAATAAATAGTTTTATTTTTATATAAATCAATCTTATTATTATTTAACTTATCCTCTAAAAGTAAATTGTCTAGAAGTGTTAAAATATCTTTTAAATTTTCATCTTCTAAATCCAAAAATTCTCCATTTTTTAATTTATAATATTTCAAATTATTTCTAAAACTTCTTAAAATATTACTTGTCTCTTCTTTAGATATATCTCCTATTAAAAATTCAAATTCGAAATAATCAAATTTTCCTTTTCTAATGTCACCTCTAAAATCTGATTTTGATATTTTCTTTATTCCCTTAAAATTTTCAGAATAAAAAATTTCTCCATAATTTTGAAATTTATCTATATCATATCTGAAAAATTTAAATATATAATCATCATCTTTTAAAAATAAAAACTTATTATTAACATCTTCAAATCCATATCTTTTTATTAGTTTATATACTTCTTTTTCTTTTTCTGAATCTCTATATATAATTTTATCCTTAAACTCTTCAAAATAATTAAATTCATACCCACCATATGAAACTTTTAAAGTCATATAAATATTTTCCCTATCTTTATCAAAATAAAATTTAAATACAACTGGAGCTATTACCACCTTATTTTGTATTTTATTAGATAAGTTTAAAATACTACTAACATTTTGTATAGAAGGTATCAATTCTTTTAATATTCTCTTTTCATCATTCTTATTAAAAGAAATACTTTGAGTATTATTAAATACTTTTAAATATGGAGATAACCTTTCACTTTGTTCTATAGATGGAACATA
This region includes:
- a CDS encoding DEAD/DEAH box helicase is translated as MIKQVLMEGFNNSISGRNRVKAEAILKNDLVKDIKINVDDHMISILSSVISESLFNEYSCKIEMDSKTKEVIGTYCSCEDFEKKEFSKDNYCCKHLVASFYYFLNRLDNNENLKEELLMLQKNKDDNSKVFSKNSQSQDILSSLLDDNKNRIKFEITLNRNTWSSKLQAEFKIGLKDVNNKMYVLKDINQFLVCMYNKMPIKYGKDFIFDIRKQSLSFNDRRLIKFIYRLSERENLKSSFRRSQDKIINGKTLTIPDILVKSFLDIIKDHRVYLGDGFFCRIIDSEILYEDIPVPFSLIEKGNNIILEVPSGIPEALTQDEDVFLYGTSIYVPSIEQSERLSPYLKVFNNTQSISFNKNDEKRILKELIPSIQNVSSILNLSNKIQNKVVIAPVVFKFYFDKDRENIYMTLKVSYGGYEFNYFEEFKDKIIYRDSEKEKEVYKLIKRYGFEDVNNKFLFLKDDDYIFKFFRYDIDKFQNYGEIFYSENFKGIKKISKSDFRGDIRKGKFDYFEFEFLIGDISKEETSNILRSFRNNLKYYKLKNGEFLDLEDENLKDILTLLDNLLLEDKLNNNKIDLYKNKTIYLDEYLEDKDFRFIDGRDTISEIRNKVHNIKDKSFQPPYGIQATLREYQRDGYNWFRSLEYLGFGGVLADEMGLGKTLQTIVFLSSRKNSHTLIVAPTSLIYNWFNEFKKFAPHISVCIVNGNKETRKDQIETYNNYDVIITTYNLLRRDLELYTMVFDYCILDEAQNIKNPSSQNAKAVKNIKSNSNFALTGTPIENSLMELWSIFDFIMPGYLFDEKRFMSRYYRRLEEEKEILVELNRLVKPFILRRYKKNVIKELPDKIEKRLIIPLSDEQKTVYKTYSEYAKDLIKKKVEDDEFKNSKIEILSYITKLRQICLDPSVIMENYLGTSGKIDALLEILDHSISAGHKILVFSQFTSILKNISNLLKENNILFSYLDGSVSSMNRIKMVNEFNTGENNVFLVSLKAGGTGLNLTSADIVIHFDPWWNPAVEDQATDRAHRFGQKNTVEVIKLIAQGTIEEKIIELQDTKRKLIDKILGDDLNMGSFINTLSDEEIVNLFN